From one Musa acuminata AAA Group cultivar baxijiao chromosome BXJ2-6, Cavendish_Baxijiao_AAA, whole genome shotgun sequence genomic stretch:
- the LOC135613629 gene encoding NAC domain-containing protein 104-like isoform X2, which yields MGEGAADLPPGFRFFPSDEELVVHFLYRKTALLPFHPDIIPTLDLHRCDPWNFHGKAFQGGNRCWYFFTSRSEDRASVSGYWNPVGTDEVVISGNKDVGVKTTLKYYIGQPPDGIRTNWLMHEYRLPDATVHGGSSTCSSTRRKTGQPEFNKWVICRVQECCSQASAHDDGGGGTELSCLDEVFLSLDDLDEVSLPN from the exons ATGGGAGAAGGAGCTGCGGATCTCCCGCCTGGTTTCCGTTTCTTCCCCTCCGACGAAGAGCTCGTCGTCCATTTCCTCTACCGCAAGACCGCGCTCCTCCCTTTCCATCCCGACATCATCCCCACTCTCGATCTCCATCGTTGTGATCCATGGAACTTCCATG GTAAAGCGTTTCAAGGAGGTAACAGGTGTTGGTACTTCTTCACGAGCAGAAGCGAAGACAGAGCATCGGTCAGTGGATACTGGAATCCAGTGGGCACCGACGAGGTCGTAATCAGCGGCAATAAGGATGTCGGTGTGAAGACGACGCTCAAATACTACATCGGCCAACCTCCCGACGGCATCAGAACCAACTggctcatgcatgagtaccgtTTGCCGGATGCCACAGTTCATGGTGGGAGCTCAACCTGCAGCAGCACCAGAAGGAAGACAGGACAACCA GAGTTCAACAAATGGGTGATATGCCGCGTACAGGAGTGCTGCTCGCAGGCGAGCGCGCacgacgacggcggcggcggcaccgAGCTGTCGTGCCTCGACGAGGTGTTCTTATCCCTGGATGATCTCGACGAAGTGAGCTTGCCGAACTGA
- the LOC103989100 gene encoding pentatricopeptide repeat-containing protein At2g13600 codes for MCIAATDAIAFFLSHIEQCLATKNLKLGHCLHACLTKTALTQHTLIANRLIDIYSRCGSLPCAKSTFNDLRFKNDQSHNTMLAAYCRAGSLDVAYRFFNQISGRNLVSYNTMISSLTHHGHHEEALDLFSQMRKDIIIMDKFTVVGVSVACASLLALRCLRQLHASVIVSGLELNLIMSNVMIDAYGKCGDVDASCCLFNRMKRRDVVSWTSMVRAYASACRLEEARAVFASMPERNVVSWTALISGYEQNGEEEAALELFTQMMAEGVIPTPFTLVSILSACASLGLIERGKQVHGFTFRRFIGSDSFNVFIFNALIDMYAKCGNMVSASTVFDKMPERDLVSWNSVVSGFAQNGHGKQSLDVFERMVKAGVKPNHVTFLGVLSACSHAGLASEGCRMLSLMEKEHGICPRAEHYGALIDTLGRKRQLKEVMQFIECLASGGDLASVGIWGALLGACRVHGNLEIANIAAESLFKLDPKNGARYTMLSNIYAAAGLWDDVRRVRLLMKEKRLQKDPGYSWLEVRSAKHMFVAYDKSHYQAEEIYSLLATLVDHMIDARDSVEYKQCQLWDT; via the exons ATGTGCATCGCTGCCACTGACGCTATTGCTTTCTTCCTCTCCCACATTGAACAGTGCCTTGCCACCAAGAATCTTAAGCTTGGTCATTGCCTGCATGCTTGCCTCACCAAGACTGCCCTCACCCAACACACCCTCATTGCCAACCGCCTCATTGACATCTACTCCAGGTGTGGCTCCCTACCTTGCGCTAAATCAACCTTCAATGACCTTCGATTCAAGAATGACCAATCTCATAACACCATGCTTGCTGCCTATTGTCGCGCTGGCAGTCTTGACGTAGCATACAGATTTTTTAATCAAATCTCTGGCCGAAACCTTGTTAGTTATAACACCATGATCTCAAGTCTCACACATCATGGCCATCATGAGGAAGCACTTGATCTCTTTTCCCAAATGCGAAAGGACATCATCATCATGGATAAATTCACAGTAGTTGGTGTTTCAGTTGCTTGCGCTAGCTTGTTGGCCTTGAGATGTCTTCGTCAGTTACATGCGTCGGTCATTGTTTCTGGACTTGAGCTGAATCTAATAATGTCCAATGTCATGATTGATGCTTACGGGAAGTGTGGTGATGTCGATGCTTCCTGTTGCTTATTTAATAGGATGAAAAGGAGAGATGTTGTTTCTTGGACCTCAATGGTCAGAGCATATGCATCAGCTTGTAGACTTGAAGAAGCTCGAGCGGTGTTTGCTAGCATGCCCGAGCGTAATGTTGTGTCTTGGACAGCATTGATTTCTGGGTATGAGCAGAATGGGGAGGAGGAAGCGGCGCTGGAGCTCTTCACACAGATGATGGCTGAAGGAGTCATTCCAACTCCATTCACATTAGTGTCCATTTTAAGTGCTTGTGCAAGTTTAGGACTAATTGAAAGAGGGAAACAAGTGCACGGATTTACTTTTAGGAGGTTCATTGGTTCGGATTCTTTCAATGTCTTCATTTTTAATGCCTTGATTGACATGTATGCAAAATGTGGCAATATGGTCTCCGCTTCTACAGTGTTCGATAAAATGCCTGAACGGGATCTTGTGTCTTGGAATTCAGTTGTTTCTGGGTTTGCACAGAATGGACATGGAAAGCAATCACTTGATGTCTTTGAAAGGATGGTGAAAGCAGGCGTCAAACCAAATCATGTCACATTCTTAGGGGTGCTTTCTGCCTGCAGCCATGCAGGTCTGGCCTCTGAGGGATGCAGGATGCTTAGTTTGATGGAGAAAGAACATGGAATATGCCCTAGGGCTGAGCATTATGGTGCATTAATTGATACCCTTGGGCGGAAACGTCAGCTTAAAGAAGTCATGCAGTTTATAGAGTGTTTGGCTTCTGGAGGAGATTTGGCTAGCGTAGGGATATGGGGAGCACTCCTTGGTGCATGCCGGGTGCATGGGAACTTAGAGATTGCTAATATAGCTGCTGAGTCCCTGTTTAAATTAGATCCTAAAAATGGGGCGAGATATACTATGTTGTCCAACATTTATGCTGCAGCTGGCTTGTGGGATGATGTTCGACGCGTCAGGTTGCTTATGAAGGAAAAAAGATTGCAGAAGGACCCAGGTTACAGTTGGTTGGAGGTGAGGAGTGCAAAACATATGTTTGTAGCATACGACAAGTCACATTATCAAGCAGAGGAGATCTATAGCTTGCTTGCTACTCTGGTGGATCACATGATTGATGCAAGAGATAGTGTAGAATACAAGCAGTGTCAG CTTTGGGATACTTAG
- the LOC135613629 gene encoding NAC domain-containing protein 104-like isoform X1 encodes MGEGAADLPPGFRFFPSDEELVVHFLYRKTALLPFHPDIIPTLDLHRCDPWNFHGKAFQGGNRCWYFFTSRSEDRASVSGYWNPVGTDEVVISGNKDVGVKTTLKYYIGQPPDGIRTNWLMHEYRLPDATVHGGSSTCSSTRRKTGQPVTISSSSSSSPSSSSSALVANTSFFHYTTQEFNKWVICRVQECCSQASAHDDGGGGTELSCLDEVFLSLDDLDEVSLPN; translated from the exons ATGGGAGAAGGAGCTGCGGATCTCCCGCCTGGTTTCCGTTTCTTCCCCTCCGACGAAGAGCTCGTCGTCCATTTCCTCTACCGCAAGACCGCGCTCCTCCCTTTCCATCCCGACATCATCCCCACTCTCGATCTCCATCGTTGTGATCCATGGAACTTCCATG GTAAAGCGTTTCAAGGAGGTAACAGGTGTTGGTACTTCTTCACGAGCAGAAGCGAAGACAGAGCATCGGTCAGTGGATACTGGAATCCAGTGGGCACCGACGAGGTCGTAATCAGCGGCAATAAGGATGTCGGTGTGAAGACGACGCTCAAATACTACATCGGCCAACCTCCCGACGGCATCAGAACCAACTggctcatgcatgagtaccgtTTGCCGGATGCCACAGTTCATGGTGGGAGCTCAACCTGCAGCAGCACCAGAAGGAAGACAGGACAACCAGTAAccatttcttcttcttcgtcctcctccccatcttcttcttcttcggctcTCGTAGCTAACACGAGCTTCTTCCATTACACCACCCAGGAGTTCAACAAATGGGTGATATGCCGCGTACAGGAGTGCTGCTCGCAGGCGAGCGCGCacgacgacggcggcggcggcaccgAGCTGTCGTGCCTCGACGAGGTGTTCTTATCCCTGGATGATCTCGACGAAGTGAGCTTGCCGAACTGA
- the LOC135615429 gene encoding U-box domain-containing protein 26-like isoform X2 → MSIPYLFRCPISLDLFTDPVTLSTGQTYDRPSIEKWLADGNLTCPVTMQRLTDTTLIPNHTLRHLIHRWLLADPGVNCRHRPVRSAGDSDAGFSLLALKQKLQSSNTSRADKLDCLEKLLFQYSVVVDSALAEAMLDCVLSLLASAQLDSLDVLKEHARLTSLELLLDQGNTKTKTSLCHLLKVIAASSATRELCVVVGESRRVLQALVSLLHDKSSIRASEAAVRAISGMCSLEPNRSHAIRGGVVDGLVSHLSSPNSRTAAPALATLELLLTLEAGKKALVEHSDAIKVLVKMVFRMSTADHEGSEHALGSLLAVCCESEKARSEAMDAGVMTQLLLLLQSQCSSMAKAKARDLLKLMRSLWTEETRRL, encoded by the exons ATGAGCATTCCTTACTTGTTCAGATGCCCGATAAGCCTCGATCTCTTCACTGATCCAGTCACTCTGAGCACAGGCCAAACCTATGACCGGCCGAGCATCGAGAAATGGCTTGCCGATGGCAATTTGACGTGCCCGGTAACAATGCAGAGGCTCACCGACACGACGTTAATCCCCAACCACACCCTTCGCCACCTTATCCACCGGTGGCTCCTCGCCGACCCGGGCGTGAATTGCCGGCACAGGCCCGTGCGGTCTGCCGGCGACAGCGACGCTGGCTTCTCGCTCCTCGCACTCAAACAGAAACTTCAGTCTTCGAACACCTCTCGCGCCGACAAGCTTGACTGCCTCGAGAAG ctgctgttCCAATACTCGGTGGTGGTCGATTCGGCACTCGCCGAGGCGATGCTCGACTGCGTCCTGAGCTTGTTAGCCTCCGCCCAACTGGATTCTCTCGACGTGCTCAAGGAGCACGCCAGGCTGACCTCGTTGGAGCTCCTGTTAGACCAAGGCAACACGAAGACGAAGACGAGCTTATGCCATCTCTTGAAAGTCATAGCTGCTTCTTCAGCAACTCGAGAGCTGTGCGTCGTCGTAGGAGAGTCGCGGCGGGTCTTGCAAGCGCTCGTCTCTCTTCTACATGATAAGTCCAGCATCCGAGCATCGGAGGCAGCAGTTCGAGCGATCTCAGGTATGTGCTCGTTAGAACCCAATCGAAGCCATGCGATCAGAGGAGGTGTGGTGGACGGCCTCGTCTCGCACCTGTCGAGTCCGAACTCAAGAACTGCTGCGCCTGCGCTGGCGACGTTGGAGCTGCTGCTGACACTGGAGGCCGGCAAGAAGGCTCTCGTCGAACATTCCGACGCGATCAAGGTCCTGGTGAAGATGGTGTTCAGGATGTCGACGGCCGATCACGAGGGGAGCGAGCACGCTCTGGGTTCGCTGCTTGCGGTGTGCTGCGAGTCGGAGAAGGCGCGGTCGGAGGCGATGGACGCCGGGGTGATgacgcagctgctgctgctgctccagaGCCAGTGCAGCTCCATGGCCAAGGCCAAAGCCAGGGACTTGCTCAAATTAATGAGGTCTCTGTGGACTgaagaaaccaggaggttgtaa
- the LOC135615429 gene encoding U-box domain-containing protein 26-like isoform X1: protein MSIPYLFRCPISLDLFTDPVTLSTGQTYDRPSIEKWLADGNLTCPVTMQRLTDTTLIPNHTLRHLIHRWLLADPGVNCRHRPVRSAGDSDAGFSLLALKQKLQSSNTSRADKLDCLEKVRVLSVESDIGRACLIELGFFPLLLQLLFQYSVVVDSALAEAMLDCVLSLLASAQLDSLDVLKEHARLTSLELLLDQGNTKTKTSLCHLLKVIAASSATRELCVVVGESRRVLQALVSLLHDKSSIRASEAAVRAISGMCSLEPNRSHAIRGGVVDGLVSHLSSPNSRTAAPALATLELLLTLEAGKKALVEHSDAIKVLVKMVFRMSTADHEGSEHALGSLLAVCCESEKARSEAMDAGVMTQLLLLLQSQCSSMAKAKARDLLKLMRSLWTEETRRL, encoded by the coding sequence ATGAGCATTCCTTACTTGTTCAGATGCCCGATAAGCCTCGATCTCTTCACTGATCCAGTCACTCTGAGCACAGGCCAAACCTATGACCGGCCGAGCATCGAGAAATGGCTTGCCGATGGCAATTTGACGTGCCCGGTAACAATGCAGAGGCTCACCGACACGACGTTAATCCCCAACCACACCCTTCGCCACCTTATCCACCGGTGGCTCCTCGCCGACCCGGGCGTGAATTGCCGGCACAGGCCCGTGCGGTCTGCCGGCGACAGCGACGCTGGCTTCTCGCTCCTCGCACTCAAACAGAAACTTCAGTCTTCGAACACCTCTCGCGCCGACAAGCTTGACTGCCTCGAGAAGGTCAGAGTTCTGTCTGTGGAGTCTGACATAGGACGAGCGTGTTTGATCGAGTTGGGCTTCTTCccgctgctgctgcagctgctgttCCAATACTCGGTGGTGGTCGATTCGGCACTCGCCGAGGCGATGCTCGACTGCGTCCTGAGCTTGTTAGCCTCCGCCCAACTGGATTCTCTCGACGTGCTCAAGGAGCACGCCAGGCTGACCTCGTTGGAGCTCCTGTTAGACCAAGGCAACACGAAGACGAAGACGAGCTTATGCCATCTCTTGAAAGTCATAGCTGCTTCTTCAGCAACTCGAGAGCTGTGCGTCGTCGTAGGAGAGTCGCGGCGGGTCTTGCAAGCGCTCGTCTCTCTTCTACATGATAAGTCCAGCATCCGAGCATCGGAGGCAGCAGTTCGAGCGATCTCAGGTATGTGCTCGTTAGAACCCAATCGAAGCCATGCGATCAGAGGAGGTGTGGTGGACGGCCTCGTCTCGCACCTGTCGAGTCCGAACTCAAGAACTGCTGCGCCTGCGCTGGCGACGTTGGAGCTGCTGCTGACACTGGAGGCCGGCAAGAAGGCTCTCGTCGAACATTCCGACGCGATCAAGGTCCTGGTGAAGATGGTGTTCAGGATGTCGACGGCCGATCACGAGGGGAGCGAGCACGCTCTGGGTTCGCTGCTTGCGGTGTGCTGCGAGTCGGAGAAGGCGCGGTCGGAGGCGATGGACGCCGGGGTGATgacgcagctgctgctgctgctccagaGCCAGTGCAGCTCCATGGCCAAGGCCAAAGCCAGGGACTTGCTCAAATTAATGAGGTCTCTGTGGACTgaagaaaccaggaggttgtaa